In Parasegetibacter sp. NRK P23, the genomic stretch TAGCAAGCTGCCCATGAAACAGGCCATTGGCACATCATTACTTATCATCGCAGCCAAATCATTGATCGGATTCACAGGTGATCTCGGGAAAGGAAGCATGAACTGGTCTTTACTCGCCACTGTTACCGTGCTCGCGGTGTTGGGCATATTCCTGGGGAACCGACTAAGCAAAAAAATAGAAGCTGGTAAACTCAAAAAAGGATTCGGCTGGTTCGTACTGGTGATGGGCATTTACATTATTGTGAAAGAACTATTCTTCGCCACAACAGTATCCGGGCATTAACATTATTCAACGTTCAGTGGGTTATGAAGCATCCATTTCTTTTACTAACAGCAATACTTCTGCTCCATACTACGAAGGCACAGGAACACACTACGGATACTGCCGGACTGATCCATGCCTTCAGGAAAGGAAGCATTCACGGGCATTTCAGACAGTTCTTCATGGGCACAGATAACAGGCACGGGCTTTCAGATTATCATGCCAATGCCGTAGGCGGCGGTATCAAATACGAAACGGCCGCTTTCAAAGGATTCAAACTTGGCGTAAGCGGATTCTTCATCTATAATATTTTCTCCTCCGATCTCGGCAAGGCCGATCCCGCAACGAATGCACACAACAGATACGAGATCGGTTTGTTTGATATGGAAGACCCCTACAACAAAAAGAACATCGACCGGCTCGAAGAACTTTATCTTGCTTATCAATTCAAAAAGAACACCATCACCTTCGGCAAACAGGTCATCAAAACCCCGTTCATCAATCCGCAAGACAGCCGAATGCGCCCCACGGAAGTGGAAGGACTTTTTGCGCAACTGCATCCTGCTTCTTCTATAAAAATCGAAAGCGGGTTATTGTACAATATTTCCCCACGCAGCACAACCGAGTGGTACCCGGCATCGCATACGATTGGCATATATCCTCAGGGCATCAACCGGAACGGCACAAGAGGCGACTACAAAAATAAACTGCACTCGAAAGGTGTTTTCCTCACGGGGCTTCATTTTCAACCCGATACGGAAACACATGTTCAGGCCTGGGAATATGTGGCGGAAAACATCTTCCATACAACCATGCTTCAGGCGGAGAAAAAATTCCCGTTCCCCAAGGGCCGCTGGCTAGCCGCAGTACAATACATCCGGCAGGATGCGCTTCATGATGGCGGTAATCCAAACCCAGATCTTACCTACTTCGATCCATCGAATAAGGTGAATATTTTCGGCGCAAGAACAGGTTGGGAACGGGAGCATACACAATTCACGCTTAATTATACGCGGATTACCGGTTCCGGAAGGTTTACTTTTCCGCGCGAATGGGGCACAGAGCCCTTGTTCACGTATCTCTCCAGGGAAAGAAATGAAGGGTATGGGAATGTGCATGCGGTTTCCGTACTGGTGAAAAAAGAGTTGCCACGGCAGCGCCTGAAAACTGAATTGGGTTATGGACATTATTACCTTCCTCCGGCGGATGATTTTAGTTTGAACAAATATGGGCTACCCGCTTACAATCACCTTAAATTATGGGCGGATTATGGGTTTCAGGGTAGCTTGAGCGGGATGGATATTGGATTATTGTATGTGCATAAGGGGTTATTGAAAGAAGAGGTGGCGGAGAAATACCTGATTAATAAAACTGCACTATCGCATTATAGTTTGATATTGAATTATCATTTTTAAACTGAAAACCATGAGCACTTTACGATCGATAAAACGGGTGGATTTATGGAACCGGGTTATTCGGTTTGGGCTGGGCGGATTTTTTATGGGTACGGGGGTGTTGTTTTGGGGAGAGGGTGGTTGGTCGGCTGTGTTGTTCGGAGCAGTATTTGTGGCAACGGGCTTTTTTCGGGTGAGGCGTTGCGGGGGCGAGGACGGGTGTAATGTGAATTAGTTGGGTGGTAGTCGTGGGGAGATCACTTCACTGCGTTCGTGATTTTGGTCACGAAGGATGTTGAGCGGGAAACCGACATTTGTAAAAAATTGATTGTATTCTATGCTGGAAGTATTCAAACAACCCTGGCCCTGGTACGTGGCCGGCGGACTGATAGGACTCATTGTACCCGCGTTGCTGTTGCTGGGCAATAAACATTTCGGGATATCGGCCAACCTTCGTCATGCGTGCGCGGCCTGTTTTCCCGCCAACATTAAGTTTTTTAAATACGACTGGAAGAAAGAAGCCTGGAACCTCTTCTTTGTGGGCGGTATTTTTGTTGGCGCCATCATCGCCGCCACCCTGCTGGCCGACCCGAATCCCATACAAGTTGATCCCAGGCTCACACAGGAACTGGCCGGTTATGGCATTACTGATTACAGCAATATGGTGCCGAACGACCTGCTTTCCTGGGAAGCGCTGTTTACCGTGAGGGGCATCATCATGATGGTTGCAGGCGGATTCCTCGTTGGCTTCGGTACCCGGTATGCTGGCGGTTGCACCAGTGGTCACGCCATCATGGGCATCAGCGACCTTCAGGTTCCTTCTATCATCGCCACCTGTTGCTTTATGGCCGGCGGTTTTATTATGGCTAATCTTATTCTCCCCATCATCATGCGTTTATAACTATGGAAACATTACAGAAAAATACACCAATAATATCTACGGCCCCTGTTACTGATTACGAAGTCCGTTCACAGGACACCATGTGCACCAACGATTCCGTGCAACAACATCCCTGGTGGTATAATTTTAAATACGCCGCCGTAGGCATCCTTTTCGGGATCGTATTCGTGAAAGCGGAAATCATCTCCTGGTTCCGTATCCAGGAAATGTTCAGGCTGCAAAGCTTTCACATGTACGGCGTTATCGGTACCGCCATTGCTGTTGGTGCCCTTTCCGTGTTCCTCATCAAAAAATTCAGGATAAAAACCATCCACGGCGAACCAATCACGTTTACGCCAAAAAAATTCAATAAAGGACAGGTTATCGGCGGACTGATTTTCGGACTGGGCTGGGCGCTCACCGGCGCATGTCCCGGACCGTTGTTCGCGCAGATTGGTACTGGCGCAATCGTAGTGGCAGTTGTGGTACTGAGCGCTGTTGCAGGAACCTGGGTGTATGGCTATTTCAGAGAAAAACTTCCGCACTAACGTTGCGTCGTAGCGTCGTTGCGAGAAATAATAAACTTTTCACGCTACGAGAAATAGTCTCTCGCAACGACGCTACGACGCAACGTTTTTAGAGATGGATGGTGAAACGGGTATTGCCAGGCCGGAGGGTATTTAAGCTGAAACGAAAGCCATGGTTTAGCAATACTTCCCTTACCAACGTGAGGCCGATGCCCTGTCCGTCGCGTTTGGTGCTGTAGAACGGGGAGAAAACATGTTCGCCCACTTCAGAAGGAATACCGCGTCCCGTATCGGAAACAGTAATGGTGCGGGTTGCGGGATCAGCGAGGAGTTGAACAATGCCTTTACCTTCGATGGCCTCGATGCCATTCTTCACGATATTAATGAGCGCCTGTTCCATGAGTTGCGCATCGGCCGGCACCCACCATTCCGTTGAAGGTGTGAAGGCTTCGATTTTTATATTGCTATCAGCGGCGCGGAGTTCCATGAGGCGGGCCACGGAGCGGAGTAACCTGTTTATATCAATGTTGCGTTTTTCAGGGAGCGGCAGTTTCACGAGGTCAGCAAAACCTCTCATGAAACCGTTGAGGTTGTTGTTGCGTTCGATGGCCACTTCGAAAGCTTCCCGCAAAGTATCCAGTGTACCGGATTGCCAGAGTGCATCAGCATGCAATGCGGAAGACATGATTGAATTAACCGGCCCCGTGGTA encodes the following:
- a CDS encoding YeeE/YedE family protein; amino-acid sequence: MLEVFKQPWPWYVAGGLIGLIVPALLLLGNKHFGISANLRHACAACFPANIKFFKYDWKKEAWNLFFVGGIFVGAIIAATLLADPNPIQVDPRLTQELAGYGITDYSNMVPNDLLSWEALFTVRGIIMMVAGGFLVGFGTRYAGGCTSGHAIMGISDLQVPSIIATCCFMAGGFIMANLILPIIMRL
- a CDS encoding OprD family outer membrane porin — protein: MKHPFLLLTAILLLHTTKAQEHTTDTAGLIHAFRKGSIHGHFRQFFMGTDNRHGLSDYHANAVGGGIKYETAAFKGFKLGVSGFFIYNIFSSDLGKADPATNAHNRYEIGLFDMEDPYNKKNIDRLEELYLAYQFKKNTITFGKQVIKTPFINPQDSRMRPTEVEGLFAQLHPASSIKIESGLLYNISPRSTTEWYPASHTIGIYPQGINRNGTRGDYKNKLHSKGVFLTGLHFQPDTETHVQAWEYVAENIFHTTMLQAEKKFPFPKGRWLAAVQYIRQDALHDGGNPNPDLTYFDPSNKVNIFGARTGWEREHTQFTLNYTRITGSGRFTFPREWGTEPLFTYLSRERNEGYGNVHAVSVLVKKELPRQRLKTELGYGHYYLPPADDFSLNKYGLPAYNHLKLWADYGFQGSLSGMDIGLLYVHKGLLKEEVAEKYLINKTALSHYSLILNYHF
- a CDS encoding DUF6691 family protein; its protein translation is METLQKNTPIISTAPVTDYEVRSQDTMCTNDSVQQHPWWYNFKYAAVGILFGIVFVKAEIISWFRIQEMFRLQSFHMYGVIGTAIAVGALSVFLIKKFRIKTIHGEPITFTPKKFNKGQVIGGLIFGLGWALTGACPGPLFAQIGTGAIVVAVVVLSAVAGTWVYGYFREKLPH